One window from the genome of Leptospira johnsonii encodes:
- a CDS encoding nucleoside deaminase yields the protein MSQEITELLLTVFLDRFAEIRTQKSDEIPSFTQIYKNGNLICEAFNSVEISEDSSLHSEVLAISEAKRICKERYLTDCILITTLEPCLMCGGSILLSRIPKVAYLVPAKLGEGISSLPLETIYSRNFFPELVLIKSETTTELFKTFFKDKRN from the coding sequence ATGAGCCAAGAAATTACGGAGCTATTACTTACGGTTTTTTTAGACCGATTTGCGGAAATTCGGACTCAAAAATCCGATGAGATCCCGAGTTTCACACAAATTTACAAAAACGGAAATCTTATCTGCGAAGCTTTCAACTCAGTGGAAATTTCGGAAGATTCTTCCTTACATAGTGAAGTTCTCGCTATTTCCGAAGCAAAACGGATCTGTAAGGAAAGATATCTCACTGATTGTATCCTCATTACCACACTAGAGCCTTGCTTGATGTGCGGAGGTTCTATTCTTCTTTCTAGAATCCCTAAAGTAGCATATCTGGTCCCTGCAAAATTAGGAGAAGGAATTTCTTCCCTTCCTTTAGAAACCATTTATAGCAGAAATTTCTTTCCAGAACTCGTACTAATTAAGTCAGAAACGACCACAGAGTTATTCAAAACTTTCTTCAAAGATAAGAGAAATTAG
- the dnaX gene encoding DNA polymerase III subunit gamma/tau gives MAGNHEVLSRKYRPQRFQDVIHQNLAIGALQNAVKSGKIGHAYIFFGPRGVGKTTIARIFAKRLNCQNPVDNEPCNQCDSCQEITKGISGDVLEIDAASNRGIENIRELRDNVKFTPMGGKYKVYIIDEVHMLTDQSFNALLKTLEEPPAHVVFVLATTEYHKIPETILSRCQDFIFKKVPLSVLQDYAESLCKEEKTKYDSEGLFWVAKKGDGSVRDMLSFMEQALVFTDNRLIGLEIRKMIGYHGIDFLADFIKSLVDSENSSKSLQIIENLYQEGQDIFKFLWDSIEFTHTLCLLKDSAADSESVNYPREDLIKMRKDFESVDPIALNKLSFRLFELFEKVKTLRLRNSFEIKIFIEIQIKKLAEDLAKPSLAGLVDRINHLILMIQDQDSNSPASTFELPKKQAPPQQAKEIQTPAPTPAPVVSNEKKEIPQGQKSSPLSSLEDMAKDVSSEDAEWEKSFKNEFLGTDVDPSKVPKLGL, from the coding sequence ATGGCCGGAAATCACGAAGTTCTCTCCCGCAAATATCGCCCTCAAAGATTCCAAGATGTAATTCATCAGAATCTTGCAATCGGCGCATTACAAAACGCGGTTAAATCCGGCAAGATAGGTCACGCATATATTTTTTTCGGCCCTCGAGGTGTAGGAAAAACTACAATCGCTAGGATTTTTGCAAAAAGGCTTAACTGTCAAAATCCAGTAGATAATGAACCATGTAATCAGTGTGATTCTTGCCAAGAGATCACTAAAGGGATTTCTGGAGATGTTCTAGAGATAGATGCCGCGAGTAACCGAGGTATCGAGAATATCAGAGAACTCAGAGATAACGTAAAGTTCACTCCGATGGGTGGTAAATACAAGGTGTACATCATAGATGAGGTGCACATGCTTACCGATCAATCCTTCAACGCACTTTTAAAAACTTTGGAAGAGCCTCCAGCTCATGTGGTTTTCGTTCTGGCTACCACCGAGTATCATAAAATCCCGGAGACCATTCTATCCCGTTGCCAAGACTTCATCTTTAAAAAAGTCCCTTTATCTGTTCTCCAAGATTATGCGGAGAGTTTATGTAAGGAAGAAAAAACAAAATACGATTCGGAAGGATTGTTTTGGGTAGCAAAGAAGGGTGACGGTTCTGTTAGAGATATGCTTTCCTTTATGGAGCAGGCTCTTGTATTCACTGACAATCGACTCATAGGATTAGAGATCCGAAAAATGATCGGTTACCATGGGATCGATTTCTTAGCCGATTTTATCAAAAGTTTGGTCGATTCCGAAAATTCTTCCAAGTCATTACAGATCATAGAGAACTTATACCAAGAAGGTCAGGACATATTCAAATTCCTGTGGGATTCAATAGAGTTCACTCATACACTATGTTTATTAAAAGACTCCGCTGCGGATTCCGAATCAGTAAACTATCCAAGAGAAGATCTGATCAAGATGAGAAAGGACTTCGAATCTGTAGATCCGATCGCATTGAATAAACTTTCTTTCCGACTTTTTGAGTTATTCGAAAAAGTTAAAACTCTTCGTTTGAGAAATTCTTTTGAGATCAAAATTTTCATAGAGATACAGATCAAAAAACTCGCAGAAGATCTTGCAAAACCGAGCCTTGCAGGACTCGTAGATCGGATCAATCATCTCATACTGATGATCCAAGACCAGGATTCCAATTCCCCGGCCTCTACATTCGAGCTTCCTAAAAAGCAAGCTCCGCCGCAGCAGGCAAAAGAAATACAAACTCCTGCCCCGACTCCGGCTCCTGTTGTGTCTAATGAGAAGAAAGAAATCCCTCAAGGACAAAAATCAAGTCCGCTTTCTTCCCTTGAAGATATGGCCAAAGATGTTTCTTCCGAAGATGCAGAATGGGAAAAATCTTTCAAAAACGAATTTTTAGGAACGGATGTAGATCCTTCCAAGGTGCCCAAGCTGGGACTCTAG
- a CDS encoding YbaB/EbfC family nucleoid-associated protein: MFENLKNASEIFSKMGEMRGKMEEIKKRISNLRVMGDAGAGMVQVTSTGDGLIVDVKINRALFDSEDNKMLEDLVMAATNDAIQKAKQAAEYELKSITGGLDLSEISKLFGGNLG; encoded by the coding sequence ATGTTTGAAAATCTAAAAAATGCATCCGAAATTTTTTCCAAGATGGGAGAAATGCGCGGCAAAATGGAAGAGATCAAAAAGAGGATCTCCAACCTAAGAGTCATGGGTGACGCGGGCGCCGGAATGGTCCAAGTAACTTCTACCGGTGATGGATTGATTGTGGATGTAAAGATCAATCGCGCATTATTCGATTCTGAAGATAACAAAATGTTAGAAGATCTGGTAATGGCAGCGACCAACGACGCCATCCAAAAAGCAAAACAAGCCGCAGAATACGAATTAAAATCGATCACAGGCGGCTTAGATCTTTCCGAAATTTCCAAATTATTCGGCGGTAACCTTGGCTGA
- the recR gene encoding recombination mediator RecR has protein sequence MAEHLIEGMVNALSSLPGIGRKSAYRISFHLLRQDPAVFNGFIQSLSEVKGRIRFCSRCGSYSEEEICDLCLSEKRDGHTVCVVEQPEDVFFIENTGEFKGRYHVLNGVISPLEGVGPQDLRIRELLNRIEPENLKEVLVATNPTLEGDATADYLNHQLKNFNISVTRIAYGITVGGSIELADQYTLGRAIRSRLKL, from the coding sequence TTGGCTGAGCATTTAATTGAAGGAATGGTAAATGCACTTTCTTCTCTTCCTGGTATAGGAAGAAAAAGTGCCTATCGTATCAGTTTTCATTTATTAAGACAGGACCCCGCGGTTTTTAACGGATTCATCCAAAGTTTGTCAGAAGTAAAAGGTAGAATCCGTTTCTGTTCTCGTTGCGGTTCTTATTCTGAAGAGGAGATCTGCGATCTTTGTCTCTCCGAAAAAAGAGACGGTCATACCGTTTGCGTTGTAGAACAACCGGAAGATGTATTCTTTATAGAGAACACAGGTGAATTCAAAGGAAGATATCATGTCCTCAACGGTGTCATTTCTCCCTTGGAAGGAGTTGGACCACAAGATCTACGCATCAGAGAACTTTTAAATAGAATAGAACCGGAAAACCTAAAAGAAGTTTTAGTTGCAACCAACCCTACATTAGAAGGGGATGCGACAGCGGATTATTTAAATCATCAATTAAAGAATTTTAATATATCTGTTACTAGGATCGCTTATGGGATCACAGTGGGCGGTTCCATAGAACTTGCAGACCAATACACTTTAGGGAGAGCAATCCGCTCTCGACTCAAACTTTAG
- a CDS encoding substrate-binding periplasmic protein — MRKQFQSAILSALVLFISLDLYSQTKSMSSRLDSVLSKKELVVGVNRVYEPFYIQDPKEGFPGFDMELAKLYADYLGVALKVKPLKTFRQFSDEISAGTIDMAMAGMSTDLSRGKTVTFSDPYLLTTPAGLIHKRSLPPEPEGSIVTTRNFKSLEDLAVLNALSFSVRSNTTNHNYLLRRFGKNQIYSYLSDSIAIDALTKGNVICYVADSLYILSLLQKQPSLKANYVALVNPVMDEYISAALPLNDLVLADNFNFFVKELKRTGVIESLRAKYFLGNGWVK, encoded by the coding sequence ATGCGGAAGCAGTTTCAGTCGGCAATTCTTTCGGCCCTTGTACTTTTTATCTCTCTAGACTTATATTCCCAAACCAAATCTATGTCTTCCAGATTGGACTCTGTCCTTTCTAAGAAGGAATTGGTGGTCGGGGTCAATCGTGTTTACGAACCTTTTTATATCCAAGATCCGAAAGAAGGCTTTCCAGGTTTCGATATGGAACTTGCTAAACTGTATGCGGATTATTTGGGAGTTGCTCTCAAAGTAAAACCTCTCAAAACTTTTCGTCAATTTTCGGATGAGATCTCTGCTGGCACGATCGACATGGCAATGGCGGGAATGTCCACAGATCTTAGTCGTGGAAAAACAGTTACCTTTTCCGATCCGTATCTTCTTACAACTCCTGCAGGCCTTATTCATAAACGTTCTCTCCCTCCCGAACCGGAAGGTAGTATAGTAACAACTAGGAATTTCAAATCTTTGGAGGACTTGGCGGTTCTAAACGCTCTTTCATTTTCCGTTAGATCCAATACCACTAATCATAATTATCTTTTGAGAAGGTTTGGTAAAAACCAAATTTACAGTTATCTTTCCGATTCTATCGCCATTGATGCATTAACGAAAGGGAATGTGATTTGTTACGTTGCAGATAGTTTGTACATTCTATCCTTGTTGCAAAAACAACCGAGTCTAAAAGCGAACTATGTGGCTCTTGTAAATCCTGTCATGGATGAGTATATTAGTGCTGCATTACCTTTGAACGATCTAGTACTTGCGGATAATTTTAACTTCTTTGTGAAAGAGTTAAAAAGAACAGGAGTGATAGAAAGTCTACGTGCCAAATATTTTCTAGGAAACGGTTGGGTAAAATAA
- a CDS encoding OmpA family protein: MASEIHTQSSTSFKSIYVLLCYFVFAGFSVSGAEDSSLKGKVAPIKGEINTSLNEFGISLSEDGNTLYYYSKRKNSNYSDLLKSVKTKDGWSSGVEISELNSQYDDQSPFIIENEKAVIFSSNRDGSIEFKLGNGKIGVSRDLYFATMKDGSWDKATRLPQEVNTPAIEENPFLAGSYLFFTRYPFGKVAESDIYISEYKDGSWRKAIRMESPVNTEHAEIAATLSRDSKYLYFSSNRPGGYGGLDIYKVEIKEDGTFSPAVNLGPVINSPGDEAFYTETPDGKNAYFCRLVKEGGNYDIFEFSLNEWEELKKNKKISLESIHFRTGSFEIEEESFEILDRLVSFLNENPSIKLKITGHTDLHGDLSDNLELSRNRAAAVKDYLVKKGISVGRFTTDGKGSKEPIYPEKNPETDRKNRRTEFQILE; this comes from the coding sequence ATGGCTTCCGAAATCCATACTCAGTCTTCTACTTCTTTCAAAAGCATTTATGTCTTACTTTGTTATTTTGTGTTCGCAGGATTTTCAGTATCCGGTGCAGAAGATTCCTCTTTAAAAGGTAAGGTTGCCCCTATAAAAGGAGAGATTAACACTTCTTTAAATGAATTCGGGATCAGTCTTTCAGAAGACGGAAATACATTATATTATTATTCCAAACGTAAGAATTCCAACTATTCAGATCTTTTAAAATCAGTAAAAACCAAAGACGGTTGGAGCTCAGGTGTAGAAATTTCAGAATTGAATTCTCAGTATGACGATCAAAGTCCTTTCATTATAGAAAATGAAAAGGCGGTCATCTTCTCCTCTAATCGAGACGGTAGTATTGAATTTAAATTAGGCAATGGTAAGATCGGAGTTTCTAGGGATCTTTACTTTGCCACAATGAAAGACGGATCTTGGGACAAAGCGACAAGACTCCCTCAAGAGGTGAATACTCCTGCAATTGAAGAGAATCCTTTTTTAGCTGGAAGCTATCTATTCTTCACCCGTTATCCTTTTGGAAAAGTGGCAGAGTCGGATATTTATATTTCAGAATATAAGGATGGTTCTTGGAGAAAGGCGATCCGAATGGAAAGCCCGGTCAATACGGAACATGCGGAGATCGCTGCTACTTTGAGTAGAGATAGCAAGTATTTGTATTTTTCTTCCAATCGTCCTGGCGGCTATGGTGGATTAGATATTTATAAAGTAGAGATCAAGGAAGACGGAACCTTCTCCCCTGCAGTAAATCTTGGACCGGTCATTAATTCTCCCGGGGACGAAGCATTCTATACAGAAACTCCTGATGGAAAGAATGCCTACTTTTGTAGGCTTGTGAAAGAAGGGGGAAATTACGATATCTTCGAATTTTCTTTAAATGAATGGGAAGAATTGAAGAAAAATAAAAAGATCTCCTTGGAATCCATTCACTTCCGGACCGGGTCTTTTGAGATCGAAGAAGAATCCTTTGAAATTTTGGATCGACTGGTCTCTTTCTTAAATGAAAATCCTTCCATAAAATTGAAAATCACAGGACATACAGATTTACATGGGGATCTGAGCGACAATTTGGAATTAAGTCGTAATCGGGCCGCTGCTGTGAAGGATTACCTGGTCAAAAAAGGAATTTCTGTCGGTAGATTTACTACCGATGGAAAGGGAAGTAAAGAGCCGATTTATCCGGAAAAAAACCCGGAAACGGACCGCAAAAATCGAAGGACCGAATTTCAAATTTTAGAATAG
- the serS gene encoding serine--tRNA ligase, with product MIDLKYITDNTEELKSNLELRGFKDLAVLDQLADIIQKRKVQQKEADVLREERNKASKEIGKVKQAGGDIAAASAAVKEIGDKIKKIEDDLESLESKLLDINLGLPNILDKDVPVGKNEHDNKVLYEIGEVRDFKFTPKPHFELGEALGWFNFEKGTKLAGARAYTYFGLGAKLERALANFMLETHTTEHGYTEVWVPVMVNDECMTTTGQYPKFKDEYYRLERDELNLIPTAEVPLTNLYRDEIIPENSLPISITAHTSCFRREAGSYGKDTRGLVRVHQFQKVELVKFARPEDSEEEHKKMLSHAENILKKLGIRYRVMLLCSGDISAASSKTYDLEVWMPGLNRWMEISSVSNFKDFQARRGKIRYKSKEGKNQLVHTLNGSGLAIGRTLAAVIETYQKEDGTIEFPEVLKKYL from the coding sequence ATGATTGATCTGAAATACATTACCGATAACACTGAAGAACTGAAATCAAATCTAGAATTGAGAGGGTTTAAAGACCTAGCAGTTTTGGACCAACTTGCCGACATCATCCAAAAGAGAAAAGTCCAGCAAAAAGAGGCGGATGTACTCCGTGAAGAAAGGAATAAAGCAAGTAAAGAGATCGGAAAAGTAAAACAAGCAGGCGGGGATATTGCTGCTGCTTCTGCTGCCGTGAAAGAGATTGGAGACAAGATCAAAAAGATAGAAGACGATCTTGAATCTCTGGAATCCAAGCTGTTAGATATCAATTTAGGTCTTCCTAATATTCTAGATAAAGACGTTCCTGTAGGTAAGAACGAGCACGATAATAAAGTTTTGTACGAAATAGGAGAAGTCAGGGATTTCAAATTTACTCCTAAACCTCATTTCGAATTGGGAGAAGCATTAGGCTGGTTCAATTTTGAGAAGGGAACAAAACTCGCAGGTGCCAGAGCTTATACTTATTTTGGTCTGGGTGCTAAATTAGAAAGAGCACTGGCCAACTTCATGTTAGAGACTCATACTACTGAGCACGGTTATACAGAAGTTTGGGTACCGGTTATGGTAAACGACGAATGTATGACCACTACAGGACAGTACCCAAAGTTTAAGGATGAATATTATAGATTAGAAAGAGATGAACTCAATCTGATCCCTACTGCAGAAGTTCCTTTAACCAATTTGTACAGAGACGAGATCATTCCGGAAAATTCTCTACCTATCTCTATCACTGCTCATACTTCTTGTTTCAGAAGAGAAGCTGGTTCTTATGGAAAAGATACTAGAGGTCTAGTTCGAGTTCACCAATTCCAAAAAGTAGAACTTGTAAAGTTTGCTCGTCCCGAAGATTCCGAGGAAGAACATAAAAAGATGCTCTCTCATGCGGAGAATATCCTGAAAAAATTGGGGATCAGATACAGAGTGATGTTATTATGCAGCGGGGATATTTCTGCTGCTTCTTCCAAAACGTATGATCTGGAAGTTTGGATGCCTGGTTTGAATCGTTGGATGGAAATTTCCTCCGTTTCTAACTTTAAAGATTTTCAGGCAAGACGTGGTAAGATCCGCTACAAATCCAAAGAAGGCAAAAACCAATTGGTTCATACTTTAAATGGTTCCGGTTTAGCGATTGGAAGGACCTTAGCAGCTGTCATTGAAACTTATCAAAAAGAAGATGGAACAATCGAGTTCCCAGAAGTTTTGAAAAAATATCTCTGA
- a CDS encoding TatD family hydrolase has translation MYSIIDTHCHLDIIQEQGQDIAESLKKAKESGIKKIVQIGIDLESSIRAKGLSEKFSDEEIEIFYSIGCHPTETHEFPKKEEILTLVKENVTDQKLSAIGEIGLDYYHDASTKTYQADVLHSFLEASSEYSLPVVIHSRDAAEDTVSILKEHRDKAFGVIHCFTYDYPTAKKLVDLGYYISFSGILAFKNARDIQEAAEKLPLESMLIETDAPFLAPPPFRGKRNEPSYTKFVLEKMFSLRKEPNAQVEKTLYNNSLKFTQRKAYHHD, from the coding sequence ATGTACTCCATCATCGACACTCACTGCCACTTAGATATAATACAAGAGCAAGGGCAGGATATTGCAGAATCACTAAAAAAAGCAAAAGAATCTGGTATAAAAAAGATCGTTCAGATAGGGATCGACCTTGAGAGTTCAATTAGAGCGAAAGGTTTATCTGAAAAATTTTCAGATGAAGAGATAGAAATATTTTATTCGATCGGTTGCCATCCAACAGAGACTCATGAATTTCCTAAAAAAGAGGAAATTTTGACACTAGTCAAAGAAAATGTGACGGACCAAAAGTTATCCGCGATTGGAGAGATCGGATTAGATTATTATCACGATGCATCGACTAAGACTTATCAGGCGGATGTGTTGCATTCTTTCTTAGAAGCTTCTTCCGAATATTCTCTTCCTGTAGTTATTCATTCCAGAGATGCAGCAGAAGATACAGTTTCTATTTTAAAAGAACATAGAGACAAGGCATTCGGAGTAATCCATTGTTTTACTTACGATTATCCGACAGCGAAGAAATTAGTGGATCTAGGATATTATATTTCTTTTTCGGGAATACTTGCTTTTAAGAACGCAAGAGATATCCAAGAAGCTGCGGAAAAACTTCCTTTGGAAAGTATGCTCATCGAAACGGATGCACCATTTCTGGCACCACCTCCGTTTAGAGGAAAAAGAAATGAACCTTCTTATACTAAATTTGTTTTAGAGAAGATGTTCTCTCTTAGAAAAGAACCCAATGCCCAGGTAGAAAAGACTTTGTATAATAATTCCTTAAAATTCACGCAAAGGAAGGCGTACCATCATGATTGA
- a CDS encoding M23 family metallopeptidase — protein sequence MNLKSYLALLYYRLRYKYQDLKLKLDIKIANWNKKGKERLTVMVIPHSEQKTINFHISYRAITIFIGTILVLLLISSINVLSHSGSIHQLTELNLSNQDFIRQSAKMKEEINSLHEHVEYYHNHVGSLYGRLTGDNSKVAKGIGGAEKLSIGSDKNLAPGAEVFRLKEDVHNLKVANELTQEIISILKKRKNLIRQTPSIWPVKGYVLYPYGEYLNPITARRDFNNGLDIGAFPGSEVVATAPGTVYEIGYTRNTGYFVKVAHKFGWKTIYSNLDRVKVKANQQISKNEVLGFVGKSENSPQYSLHYEIHVGTRAIDPFAFLNQIQD from the coding sequence TTGAATCTAAAATCCTATCTTGCACTACTTTATTATAGGCTCAGATACAAATACCAAGATCTGAAGCTTAAGCTAGATATCAAAATAGCGAATTGGAATAAGAAGGGTAAAGAACGTCTCACCGTCATGGTGATCCCTCACTCCGAACAAAAGACGATCAACTTTCATATTTCTTACAGAGCGATCACCATCTTTATCGGGACTATTTTGGTCCTTCTTCTTATCAGCTCTATTAACGTTCTCAGTCACTCAGGATCTATTCATCAGCTTACAGAGTTAAATTTATCCAACCAAGACTTCATTCGTCAGTCGGCAAAAATGAAGGAGGAGATCAACAGCCTTCATGAACACGTTGAATACTATCATAATCATGTAGGCTCCCTTTACGGAAGATTAACCGGAGACAATTCCAAAGTTGCAAAAGGGATCGGTGGAGCGGAAAAACTCTCTATTGGTTCCGATAAAAACTTAGCACCGGGTGCCGAAGTATTCCGACTGAAGGAAGATGTTCACAATCTTAAAGTAGCGAACGAACTTACTCAAGAAATCATAAGTATATTAAAAAAACGTAAAAATCTAATCCGTCAAACCCCGTCGATTTGGCCGGTAAAAGGATATGTTCTTTATCCTTACGGAGAATATCTGAATCCGATTACCGCTCGCAGGGACTTCAATAACGGATTAGACATCGGAGCTTTCCCTGGATCCGAAGTGGTGGCAACCGCACCGGGTACTGTTTACGAGATAGGATACACTCGTAACACAGGATATTTTGTGAAAGTGGCGCACAAGTTCGGCTGGAAAACGATTTACTCAAATTTAGATCGTGTAAAAGTGAAAGCGAACCAGCAAATTTCCAAAAACGAAGTATTAGGTTTCGTTGGAAAATCGGAAAATAGTCCTCAGTACAGTCTTCATTATGAAATTCATGTGGGTACCAGAGCGATCGATCCTTTTGCATTCTTGAACCAGATCCAAGACTGA
- a CDS encoding bactofilin family protein, giving the protein MAHTEEQLAVNSIIGEGAEFSGDFKLSGLLRIDGIFRGTIKTDGKVLIGKTGIVDTDIKARIVVAGGEINGNIFASERVTLLASCRMKGDIITPKVVMEEGVQFEGNCKINPTTH; this is encoded by the coding sequence ATGGCCCATACAGAAGAGCAATTAGCAGTAAATAGCATCATCGGCGAAGGCGCCGAATTCAGCGGAGACTTCAAACTTTCCGGACTTCTACGTATTGACGGTATTTTTAGAGGAACTATAAAAACCGACGGAAAAGTCCTAATCGGAAAGACCGGAATCGTCGATACGGATATTAAAGCTCGTATTGTCGTTGCCGGCGGTGAAATTAATGGGAATATATTCGCGTCGGAACGAGTGACTCTACTCGCTAGCTGCCGTATGAAAGGAGATATCATCACTCCTAAGGTAGTTATGGAAGAGGGAGTACAATTCGAGGGAAATTGCAAGATTAACCCGACCACTCATTGA
- a CDS encoding YaaR family protein, translating to MKIQSQKDPRTESRRKRDFGLSLQSSLYQPVPSSVSDSQIPDSKSEFFDLVEHLLPYNQERTRDLNSLLRDLPDAERNFLKSPTYANLEVYKRIVQGILKEVLDRNTSLETLRTRARGGSEKVYQVVQIVDDKIQTLADFIVHPENSTFDLMKRMEDIRGLLVDLMN from the coding sequence TTGAAGATCCAATCCCAAAAAGACCCTCGCACAGAATCACGTAGAAAAAGAGACTTCGGACTCTCTCTTCAGTCTTCCTTATACCAACCTGTACCAAGTTCCGTATCCGATTCCCAGATCCCTGATTCTAAAAGTGAATTTTTCGACTTAGTGGAACATCTTCTTCCTTATAATCAGGAAAGGACAAGAGATCTAAATTCTTTACTCAGAGATCTTCCGGACGCAGAAAGAAATTTTTTAAAATCCCCAACTTATGCAAATCTAGAAGTTTATAAAAGGATTGTTCAAGGCATCTTGAAAGAAGTTCTAGATAGAAATACAAGTTTAGAAACTTTACGCACCAGAGCAAGAGGTGGTTCTGAAAAAGTTTACCAAGTGGTCCAGATCGTAGATGATAAGATCCAAACTCTCGCGGACTTTATAGTTCATCCTGAAAATTCTACTTTTGATCTGATGAAAAGAATGGAAGATATTCGCGGTCTATTAGTAGACCTTATGAATTAA
- a CDS encoding acyl-CoA thioesterase, with protein MSSNDSEFYYILRVRYSEIDAQAVVFNAHYLTYFDTALNEYMRFLKYDYKGELEKNGLDFVVTRSLIEYKSPARFDEELKIYVKAGEIKPASIQWNIQVRKVSDDSLVCNGELTWAFLLLESRKPAKLPEVFKNLGSKS; from the coding sequence ATGAGCTCAAACGATTCAGAATTCTATTACATTCTAAGAGTACGTTATTCCGAAATCGATGCGCAAGCAGTAGTATTCAATGCACATTATCTTACGTACTTTGATACTGCTCTGAACGAGTACATGAGATTTCTGAAGTACGACTATAAGGGCGAATTAGAGAAAAATGGCCTGGATTTTGTAGTTACCCGCTCATTGATCGAATACAAATCGCCTGCAAGATTCGACGAAGAACTAAAAATTTATGTAAAAGCCGGGGAGATCAAACCGGCAAGTATCCAATGGAATATACAGGTCCGAAAAGTATCAGACGATAGTTTGGTTTGTAACGGAGAATTGACCTGGGCGTTTTTATTATTGGAATCCAGAAAACCTGCAAAACTTCCGGAAGTGTTTAAGAACTTAGGCTCTAAAAGCTGA
- a CDS encoding ParB/RepB/Spo0J family partition protein, which yields MSASAKPKALGRGLGNLIPVSEERSFKEAGGEGSLKEVKLSEIRPNPDQPRRTFNEESLRELAETIKAHGVIQPIVVKDTGSGYEIISGERRYRACKIAGFIKIPVVVKKANVQQTLEMALIENIQRENLNPIEEALAYKTLSEKSGLKITDIASRVGKNRATVSNLIRLLQLPDSVMDLVKNGRISEGHARPLLSIADRKKSEQLAYQIAEKGLTVRQVEDIVANLTEEAPVREKKKSKRKEVDIVELENKFRKKYSMKVDITHNSSSGKGKLSIAYPSLDALQKVLDALGL from the coding sequence ATGAGTGCTAGCGCAAAACCGAAAGCATTAGGAAGGGGACTCGGGAATTTAATTCCTGTTTCGGAGGAAAGATCTTTCAAAGAAGCAGGTGGAGAAGGTTCACTCAAAGAAGTAAAACTTTCCGAGATCCGTCCAAATCCCGATCAACCAAGAAGAACTTTTAACGAAGAATCTTTGCGTGAACTTGCAGAGACTATCAAGGCTCATGGGGTCATCCAGCCGATCGTAGTAAAAGATACCGGTTCAGGATATGAGATCATCTCAGGAGAAAGAAGATACCGTGCATGTAAAATTGCAGGTTTCATTAAAATTCCGGTCGTAGTTAAAAAAGCCAATGTCCAACAGACTTTGGAAATGGCTCTTATCGAAAATATCCAGAGAGAAAATTTAAACCCGATCGAAGAGGCTTTAGCATATAAGACTCTTTCTGAAAAATCCGGATTAAAGATTACCGATATCGCATCTAGAGTTGGTAAAAACAGAGCCACCGTTTCCAACTTAATTCGTCTTTTACAATTGCCTGATTCTGTAATGGATCTGGTAAAGAACGGAAGAATATCCGAAGGTCATGCGAGACCTCTTCTTTCCATCGCAGATCGCAAAAAATCAGAACAGCTCGCTTACCAAATCGCAGAGAAAGGTCTGACGGTCCGCCAAGTGGAGGACATTGTCGCGAATCTAACGGAAGAAGCTCCGGTCCGAGAGAAGAAAAAATCCAAACGTAAAGAAGTGGATATTGTAGAATTAGAGAATAAGTTCCGTAAAAAGTATTCTATGAAAGTAGATATCACTCATAATTCTTCTTCCGGAAAGGGAAAACTCAGCATTGCATATCCAAGTTTGGATGCTTTACAAAAGGTTTTAGACGCCTTAGGCTTATAA